The Amycolatopsis sp. NBC_01480 genome segment AATCCCCTTCCAGCGCGGCAGGATCTCACCGTCCAAATCGGACATCTGCACCGAGCCGCGTCCGGCCAGCCGGTGTCCGGACGGCAGGATGGCCACCCGGTCCTCGACGTGCAGCGTCTCGTGGGCCAGGCCGTCGAGATCGTCGAACGGCGCGTAGAGCAGGCCGACGTCGGCCCGGCCGTCGCGCAGGAACTCGGTGCGGTCGGCGGGGCCGCTGAACAGGATGTCCACCCGGCGCGCGTCCGGATGGTGGGAGTACTCGCCGAGGATCCCGGACAGCAGCTGGGCGTCGCCGCCGGGTTTGAGCACCAGTCGCAGGTGGGCCTGGTCGTCGCCGGCGCGGCGGGCGTTGCGGACGGCGGCGCTCACCGCGTTCAGCGCGTGCCGCCCATGCTCCTGCAGCGCCTCCCCGGACGGCGTCAGCGAGACGTGCCGGCTCGAGCGGACGAACAGCCGGACGCCGAGCCGGCTCTCGATCCGCTGGATCGCCTTCGACAACGCCGGCTGCGCGATCGAGAGCCGGGTGGCGGCCCGCCCGAAGTGCAGCTCGTCCGCGACCGCGATGAAGTACTCCAGCTCCCGCGTTTCCAGTTCGACCATGCCTCCAGGTTATCGCCGGATAGCCAATGGATCTTGGACGGCCCGGTCTTTTCGCGCCGATAATCGAGGCATGATCAACCACACGATGATCGTCTCCTTCGATCAGCCCCTCCCGGACAGCGAGCTGGATCAATACCTGGCAGATGTGGAACGGGCCGCGCTCGCGACCGGTCTCCTGCAGTCGGCCGTGAGCCGGCGCCACCTGCCGATCCTCGGTGAGGAGGCCATCCCGGCGCTGATCGCGACCGCGATCGTGCAGTTCGCCGTGGCCGACACCGAGGCGCTGGCGAAGGCGTTCGCCGACCCCGGCCTGCACGAGGTGATCGACCGCTGGCAGTCGCGGCACTCGTACCAGGTTGCCTGGGCGAACCACGAAGCCCTGTCATGAGCAAGACCGGACTGGTGACCGGCGCCGGCAGCGGGATCGGCCGCGCGGCGGCGCTGGAGTTCGCCCGGGGCGGCGCCGCGGTGGCCGTGCTCGACCTCGACGAGCGCGCGGCGGCCGAAACCGTTGAGCTGATTGAAAAAGAGGGCGGGCAAGCGCTGGCGGTCACCGTCGACATCGCGGACGAAGGCTCCGTGAAGGCGGCCATCGAGCGCACCGTCGCGGCGTACGGCGGCCTCGACTTCGCCGTCAACAACGCCGGAATGGCCTCGCACCACCGGCAGCTCGACGAGATGACCCTGGCCGAGTTCAACCGCGTGCTCGGCGTCAACCTCGCCGGGACTTTCCTGTGCATGAAGTACGAGCTGCCGTTGCTCAAAGGCGGCGCGATCGTCAACGTCGCTTCCAACGGCGGCCTGTACGCGATCCCGCACGCTCCCGCTTATGTGGCCGCGAAGCACGGCGTCGTCGGGCTCACCAAGGCCGCCGCGGTCGACTACGCGGCCGAGGGCATCCGGGTCAACGCCGTCTGCCCCGGCCCGACTCACACCCCGGGGTTCGACGAGGTGGCGGCGGGCACCGACATGATCGCGTTCCAGGAGGGGATCACCCCGCTCGGCCGGCTGGCCCGGCCGGAGGAGGCCGCCGCGGCGGCGGTCTGGCTCTGCTCGGACGCCGCGGCGTACGTCACCGGGATCGCGATGTCGGTGGACGGCGGGCGACGGGCATGAGGGTCATCGCGGTTGAGGAGCACATATCAACCGAGGCGTTCCTGCGCACCGCGCACACCCTGGACGTCGTGCCGGGCGACGAGGCCGAGATGGCCTTGATGCGCGCGGTGGAGGAGTCCCCGGTGCCCCGCGCCCGGCTCGTCGATCTCGACGCCCGGCTGCGGGAGATGGACGCGGCCGGTCAGGACATGGCCGTGCTGAGCCTGAATCCGCCCGGGGTCCAGCCCTTCCCGGCGGCCGGCGCGGTGCCGCTGGCCCGGGCGTTCAACGACGAGCTGGCCGCGATCGTGCGACGGCACCCGGGCCGGTTCGGCGGGCTGGCCACGGTGGCGCCGCAGGACCCGGATGCCGCGGCGGCCGAGATCGAACGGGCCATGGGTCCGCTCGGCCTCAACGGGATCATGATCAACTCGCACACCGGCGGGCGGTACCTGGACGAGCCGGAGTTCGCGCTGCTGCTCGCGTCAGCCGAGGCGAACCGGGCGCCGATCTACCTGCACCCGCGGGTGCCGAGCGCGCTCGTTTACCGCGATTACGGGATGTCCGGGGCGGTCTGGGGTTATCAGGCCGAGGCCGGGCTGCACGCCATGCGGCTCATCCTCAGCGGCACCCTCGACCGTTACCCGGACCTGACCGTGGTGCTCGGGCATCTCGGCGAGGGCATCCCGTACTGGCTGCGGCGGATCGACAACCGGCACGCGTTCGCGGAGCGGATGATCGGGGCCGCCACGCCGATGCCGCGCCTTTCGCTCACCCCGAGCGAGTACTTCCGGCGCAACTTCGTGCTCACCACCAGTGGCATGGACGATCCGGACGTGCTCGGCCTGGTCCTGCGCGCGGTCGGCGAGGACAACGTGATGTTCGCGATCGACTTCCCGTACGAGGACTCGGCGGCGGCCGTCGCCTTCCTCCGGGACGCGCCGCTGACCGGCGATCAGCGGACCGCACTCGCCCACCGCACGGCCGAACGCGTGTTCCGGCTGACCTGATCTCCGGCGGAAGGCCGCCGCGCACGTCAGCGCGGCGGCCCTCCGGACGGTTCAGGCAGCGGGCGGTGCGCAGCCCGGCGTCAGGTCCGCGACCTGCTGACCGGCCAGCAGAAAAGCGCCCACCCCGTACGCCGCGGTGTCCGTGGCCTTCGCCGCGCCCGGGCCGGAGGCTTCCGGCTGGACGTAGCCCACGAAGCCGTCAGCCCGCTCGGCCTTGGTGGACAAGGCTTTCCACGCGCGGTCGACCACGGGCTTGAACCACCGCGCGTCCAGCACCCCCGCGTTGATGCCCCAGGCGATGCCGTAGGTGAACAGCGAGGTGCCGCTGCTCTCCGGGCCGGCCTGGTCGAACGGGTTCAGCAGGTTCGTGTTCCAGAAGCCGTCCGGGCGCTGCACCAGGCTCAGCGTGGTCGCCATCTTCTTGAACACCCGCAGGTACTCCGGCCGGCGCGGGTCGTTCGCGGGCAGGACCTGCAGCACCTTCGTGAGCCCGGCGAGCGCCCAGCCGTTGCCACGCGACCAGAAGTCCCGCGTGCCCGCGTCGTGGTACCAGAGGCCGGTCAGCTCGTTGAACAGGCCGTCCTGCTTTTCGGTGTGCTGGAACAGCTTCTGCATCGCGTCGAGCGTCGCTTCGCTGTGGTCCATCACCCCGATGCGGGCGAACGAGGGCATGGCCATGTTCAGCGCGTCCACGGTGTCCCAGTAGCCGGTCTGTCCGGATTGGACGCTCTTGACCTCGCCGGCCAGCCGCGAGCGCAGGTCGGCGAGGATCGGCGGGTCGGGGTGGAAGTAGGTGTACAGGTCGAGGTAGGCCTCGCCGGCCGCCTCGTCGCCCGGCGCGAACGGCTGCCCCGGCGTCTGCGGCAGCAGGTACTTGTTCGCCTGGCCCCAGGGCAGGGTCTGGTGGTTGGACACGCCGGTGGTGCGGACCACCGCGAGGTTGCCGACGTGGAAGGTCGCGTTCTGCCAGTCGGCGGGGGCCAGGTTGGTGCCGTTCGCGACCCAGTAGTCGCCCGCCTTGACCATCGCGTCGGCCACAGCGCACTGGGCGGACGGCACAGACTGGGCAGCTGGAACAAACGGGGCGGCAGGCGCGGCCGTGGCCACCGCCGGTGCCAGCCCGCTCGCCGTCACTGCCGCGGCGAGCACGGCAAAGCCACGGATTCCCGGGAAACGCATTCTCAGCGTCCTCCTCAAGAGCTCACGGCGGCGGAGGCCGCCGGGTCCGGTGGCCTCCCGGGAGCATGGTTGTGGCCTGCTGGGCGTGTCAAGGTGCCGTTCAGCGGTACTGGGCCAGGGTTTCCAGCAGCCGGGACGCCGCTTGCTCGGCGCCGTCGGCGTCCTTCGCCAGCACCTTGGTCAGCACGCGGGAATGCGCGAGCAGCGTTTCGGCCGGGGGCTCGGGCACGGCGCGCACCGCGGCCAGCACGGGCACCTGGAGCTGGGCGAACAGCGAGTTGCCCGCCGCCCGCACCAGCGCGGCGTGGAACAGCGGGTCGGCCTGCGCGAAAGCCGCGGCATCGTCCCGTTCGACGGCGTCGGCCATCAGCCCGTACGCCGCCGCCATCGCGGAAAGCTCCTCGGGCACCCGGTGCCGGGCCGCGAGCCGCGCGGCCTGCGGCTCCACCAGCCCGCGCAGCTCGAACAGGTCGCCGAGGTGCTTCGGCCCGTCCGGGCCGGCCACCCGCCAGGCGATCACGTCCGGGTCGATCGCGTCCCACCGCTCGGGCGGCTGCGGCCAGGTGCCCACGCGCGGGCGCGCGGCCACCAGGCCCTTGGATTCCAGCACCCGCAAGGCTTCCCGGACCACCGTCCGGGAAGCCGAGAAGCGGCGGCCCAGGTCTTCCGGCACGATCGGCTCGCCCTGGGGGAGGCTGCCCTCGACGATCAGCCGGCCGAGCGCTTCGACGAGCCGGGCGTGCAGGCCCGCTCCTGGCGCCGCCGCCACCTCAGGCCGGGAGACCGACGCGGCGCTCCCCGCTGCGCAGCTGCTGCAGCACCACGGCGACCACGAGCAGCGCGCCGTGCGCCACGTTCTGCCAGAACTGGTTGATGCCCAGCCCGGACATGCCGTTGTCTAGCACGCCGAGGATGAACACCGCCAGCACGGTGGAGACGATGGATCCCTTGCCGCCCTTGAGCATCGTGCCGCCCAGCGCGGCGCCCGTGACGGCCTGCAGCTCCAGGCCCTCCGAGCCCGACGTCGGCTGGCCCGAGCCGGTGCGCGCGGTGATCAGCACGCCCGCGATCGCCGCGACCACGCCGACCAGCGCGTAGACGCCGATGATGTAGCGGTTGATGTTGATGCCCGCCAGCCGCGCCGCCGTGTCGTTGCCGCCGATGGCGAAGATGTTGCGGCCGATGTCGGTGTACTTGAGCAGGAAGTGCAGGATCGCCGCGACGATCAGGAACACCCAGACCAGCGTCGGCAGCCCGAGCACGGTGCCCTTGGCCAGGAAGATGAACAGGTCGTCCGCGCCGGTGTAACCCTGCGCCTTGCCGTCGGAGACGACCTGCGCGATGCCCTTGTACGTGGCGAGCGTGGCCAGCGTCGCGACCACCGGGTTGACCCGGCCGAAGATGATGATCAGGCCGTTCACCAGCCCGCAGGCGATGCCGGTGCCGACTGCGGCCAGGATGCCGATCGCGGAGCTGCCGGTGGCCGTGAACGCCATCGCCGAGATCACCGACGCCAGCCCGGCCATGGAGCCGACCGAGATGTCCAGCGCGCCGAGGATGATCACCAGCGTCTGCACCAGCGAGAGCAGGCCCATGATGGTGACCGCGCTGCCGATCAGCAGCAGGTTGTTGGTGCGGAAGAAGTTGTCGTTGAGCGAGGACAGCACGATGATCAGCACCACGAGCGTGATGATCAGGCTGCTGTTCTGCACGCCGATCCCGCTCAGCACGCGGCGGACCGGAGAGACGTGGTCCGGGCCGGGCGCGCCGGGCGTCGGCTGCTCCTGCGCGGGGCTGGGACGGGTCGGGGTGCTCACGCGCCCACCTCCTGGATGTCTTCGGCGGCCGGCTCCGTCGCCGGGATGGCCAAGGTGAGTACGGCTTCTTCGGTCGCTTCGTCGCGGTTGAGCTCGCCCGCGACGTGGCCGGCGCGCATCACGACGATGCGGTCGGCCAGTGAGAGGACTTCGGGCAGGTCGGACGAGATCACCAGCAGCGCGATGCCCTCGGCGGCCAGCCCGTCGATGATCCGGTAGATCTCGGCTTTCGCGCCGACGTCGACGCCGCGGGTCGGCTCGTCGAGGATCAGCAGCTGCGGGCGCCGCGCGAGCCACCGGGCGAGCACGGCCTTCTGCTGGTTGCCGCCGGAGAGCTTGCGGACCTCCTGCTCCATCGACGGCGTCCGCACGCTCAGCTCGCGGATGTACTCCGCGACGAGTTCGCGTTCCTTCGCCCGCCGGATCACGCGGAAGCGGCGCAGCCGGTCGAGCACGGCGATGGAAACGTTGTCGCGCACGGAACGCTGCATCAGCAACGCGTCCGTCTTGCGCTCCTCGGGCGCGAAGCCGATGCCGGCCTTCACCGCGTCTCCTGGATTACGGGCCTTGAGCGGTTTCCCGTCCAGCTCAACGGTTCCCGAGCGCACCGGCAGATCGCCGACGATCGCGCGCGCCAGCTCGGAGCGCCCGGCGCCGACCAGCCCGGCCAGGCACACGACCTCGCCGGCGCGGACCTGGAACGAGATGCCGCTGACGTCGTCGGTGGTCACGTTTTCCAGCCGCAGCACCACCGCGCCGGGCTCCGCGCTCTCGCGGCGCTCCAGCGCGGACAGGTCCCGGCCGATCATCATGCGCACCAGCTGGTTCTCGTCGGTCTCGCCGGCCTGCTGGACGCCGATCAGCTTGCCGTCGCGCAGCACGGCCACGCGGTCGGCGAGCTGGAAGATCTCCTTCATCCGGTGGGAGACGTAAACGACGGCCACCCCGGCGTCGCGCAGCCGGCGGATCAGCCGGAACAGCGCCTCCACCTCGTGCTCGGACAGCGAGGACGTCGGCTCGTCGAACGCGATCACCCGCGGCGGGGTGGCCGCGGTGAGCACCCGCAGGATCTCGACGAGCTGGCGCTGCGCGGCGGAAAGCCGGCTGCCGAGCGTCGCCGGGTCGAGCACGCCCTCGAAGCCGTACTCGGCCAGCGCCTCGTACGTCCGCTGGTTCAGCGTGCGGCGGTTGAACACGCGGGCGCGCGTGGGCAGCTCGCCGACGAACACGTTCTCCGCCACGGAGACGTGCGGGATGATCTCCGGCTCCTGGTAGATCACGCGCACGCCCGCGGCCATCGCGGCGCGCGGGGTGTCGAACGCGACGGGCTCGCCGTCGATGCGCAGCGTCCCGTCGTCGGGGCCCTGGTCGCCCGAGAGCACCCGCAGCAGCGTCGACTTGCCGGCGCCGTTCTCGCCCATCAGCGCGAGCACCTCGCCGGAGCGGAACTCCAGCGTGACGTCGTCGAGCGCGGTGACGCCGGAGAAGCGCTTGCCGATGCCTTCCGCGGTCAGCGCGGTGGAACTGGACATGTCCGACCTTCCTCGACTCATGCGTGGTGGCGCCGGCTCGCACCGGCGCCACCACCCACGACGGCTATCAGGTGCAGTTGACGCCGGCCTGCTTGAAGTTGTCCTTGTTCACGATCTGGGTCTTCGCGATGGTCTCCGCCGGCAGCGCCTTGCCGTTCTTCACCTTGTCGAAGAGCACCTGGATCGCGGTGCGGCCGACCTCGGCACCCGAGATGTAGAGCGAGGACTTGTTGCCGGTGTCCTTGCCCGCGGCCCAGTCCTTGCAGTCGAGGTACGCGCCGAGCCCGACGCCGATGATGTTGCCCGCGGCGACGCCGGAGTTGGCCAGTGCGGTGACCACGCCGGTCTCGTTCTCGTCGTTGCAGCCCCACACCACCCAGTGCTTGACGCCCGGGTTCGAGCTGATCACCGCGCCACTGCGGTTCTGCGCGTCGACGGGGGAGTTGTCGGTGCCGACGTCGATCACCGGGACACCGGCGCCGGCGTCCTTCTGGAAGGCGGCCTTCGCGCCGTTCACCCGGTCCGTGCAGACGGTGAGGTCCTGCTTGTACGCGCTGATGATCTTGGTGTCGGCGGCGGTCCAGCCGGCGGCCTTGAACAGCTTCGCGGCCTCCTGGCCGACCGAGGTGCCCATCTGGGTGCCGTTGAAGCCGACGAACGCCGCGTTCTGGCCCGAGCCGTCCTTGATCACGTCGTCGGAGGCGACCAGCGGGATGCCGGCGCTCTTCGCCTTGTCGATCACCTCGGGGCCGATCGCCTGGTCCGGCACCACGATCGCGATGCCGTTGGCGCCCTGCGCGACGGCGGCGTCCAGCTCGGTGATGGCCTTGTTCGCGTCCTGGCCGAGGTTCACCACCTTGAGGTCGGCGCCCAGCTCCTTCGCCTTCTCCTGGGCGCCCTGCGCCTGCTCGACGAAGTACTGCTGGTCACCCTGCTTCTGCAGGTAGTACAGGGTGATCTTGCCGTTGGCCGGCGCCTGCTGGGCGGGCGCGGCGGTGTCCTTGCCCGACGAGCACCCGGCCAACACCACACCGGCAACCAAACAACAACCAACAACGCTCCAGATGCGTGACCTGTGCGGGTATGTGGACATCGAGCGCTCCCAAGGGGGCCGTGGACGAGTGTTGCCTACGCGTAAACTTCGAGTGACTCGTATTACAAGACACCGGATCGGGTGACGTCAACTCCAGGTGGGCCAGCAGTTAGCGGACAGATACCTACGGACAGTGACGATCTTGCTCACGAATGCCGGGGAATTATCGTATTTTTTCGGGCTTGACCAGGGTGGCTCACGAGCTGCGGATCGGGTGGAGTCTGCGGTGTCTGGTGGGTTTTGTTGTTGACTTGGGTTTGATTACGGTCCGCTATGGCAGGCCGGGCTTCCTGTCCGGTGGACATGCGGCAGGATGTGCCGCGCAGCCGGACAAAGGGGGCGAACATGGCACACGCGCGCCGGAGCGCGGTACTGGCGGGCGTCGCGCTGCTGCTGGTGGCGGCGGGATGCTCGAGCGGTGGCGCGGTGACCGTGCCGGACACCAAGCCGGACGGTTCGTCGTCCGCCTCGCCCACCCCGTCCTCGCCGGACTCGTTCACCGTGGTGGCGACCGGTGACGTGCTGATCCACCCGAAGCTCACCGACCAGGCCGAGGCGGACGGGAACGGCGCCATCGACTACCGGCCGCTGCTGGCCGGGGTGAAGCCGCTCGTGTCGGGCGCGGACCTCGGGATCTGCCACCTCGAGACGCCGCTGGCGCCGGAGGGCGGGCCGTACAGCGGGTACCCGTCGTTCAGCGCGCCGCCGGAGATCGTGGACGCGCTCAAGGACACCGGCTACGACACCTGCTCCACAGCGTCCAACCACACGCTCGACCAAGGCCAGGCCGGGATCACCCGCACCCTGGACAAGCTCGACGCGGCCGGGATGAAGCACACGGGCTCCGCGCGTTCGGAAAAGGAGGCGGACAACCCGCTGATCCTCGACGTGCACGGGGTCAAGGTGGCCCAGCTGTCGTATGCCTTCGGCTTCAACGGGATCAAGCGCCCGGCCGGGAAACCGTGGCTGGCCAACCAGATCGACGCCGACCAGATCCTCGCCGCGGCCCGCGCGGCCAAGCAGGCCGGCGCCGAGGTGGTCATCGCGAGCCTGCACTGGGGCATCGAATACCAGCACGAGGTGACCGACGACCAGGAGAAGCTGGCCAAGGAGCTGACCGCGTCCCCGGACATCGACCTGATCGTCGGCCACCACGCGCACGTGGTGCAGCCGTTCGAAAAGATCAACGGCAAGTGGGTCGCGTTCGGGCTGGGCAACGAAGTCGCCCGCCACGACGAGCCGCGCGGCTCCACCGAGGAGGGCACCGCCGCCCGCTTCCGCTTCACGCGCACGAACGGGCATTGGGCCGTCGACAAGGCGGAGTACGTGCCGACCCTGATCGACCTCGGCCCGCCCATCCGCCTGCGCGACCTGACCGTGGGCCCGGTCAGCCCGCGCGGCAAGCAGGCCCTGACCAACACCGACGAAGTGATCCTCTCGCGCGGCGCCGGCACCCAAGGGCTGACTCGCCCGCGCAGCTGACTCGTGAGCGGCCAAGTCCGTCAAGGCCTCCTTACCCGCGTCCGACGCGGGTAAGGAGGCCTTGACGGCGTCCTAGTGGTCGCGGCGGGTGATCAGGCGGGCCAGGGCCGTGAGTTCCGCGGCGGCGCGTGGGGTGGGCCGGGCGTCGGCCAGCGCGGACAGGCCGTCGGCGAGCAGGGAGCCGGCCTGGCCGCGGCTCCACTCGCGTCCGCCCGCGGAGTCCACAAGGGACGCGGCGCGCGCCAGTTGCGCTTCGGACAGCGGGGTTTCCTGGTTGTACAGCGAAGCCAGCTCGCGGGCTTCCGGCGTGCCCGAAGCCAGCGCCGTCACCACCGGCAGCGACTTCTTGCGGTTCTGCAGGTCCGAGTACACCGGCTTACCGGTCGCCGCCGGGTCGCCCCAGATCCCGAGCAGGTCGTCGACGTGCTGGAAGGCCAGGCCGAGCGAGTGGCCGAACACGCCGAGCCGCTCCACGTGCTCGCCCCGGCCGCCGACCACCAGCACACCGAGCGTGCAGGCCACGCCGATCAGCGCGCCCGTCTTGCCCTCGGCCATCCGGACGCACTCGGCCGGCGCGACGTCGCCGCGCCGTTCGAACGACACGTCCTCGCTCTGTCCCTCCAGCAGGTCGAGCACCGCGCGGCCGAGCAGCCGGGCGGCGTCGGGGCCGTCCGAGGACAGCACGTCGAAGGCCAGCGTCAGCATCGCGTCGCCGGCCAGGATCGCCGGGCCGGTGCCGAAGACCGTCCACGCCGTGGGCCGGTGGTGGCGCGTCTCGTCGCCGTCCATCACGTCGTCGTGCAGCAGTGAGAAGTTGTGCACCAGCTCCACGGCGACCGCAGCGGCGACGGCGTCGGCCGGGTCGCCGCCCGCCGCCTCCGCGCACAGCAGCACCAGCGCCGGCCGCAGCGCCTTCCCGCTGCTGACGTGCACCGGCCGTCCCGCCTCGTCCCACCAGCCGAAGTGGTAGCCGGCGATCTGCCGCATCGACTCGGGCAGCCGGTCCACCGCCGAGCGCATCAGCGGCTCCCACAGCGCCCGGCTCCAGGCCAGCACCTCGGCGACCTCCCGGCCGCCGGCGCGTGCGTCCACAGTTGTCATGTTCGTCCCCTCACCGGTGCCGGGCTCAGCGCCCGATTTCCACGTCGCCGAGCACACCCAGCGCATCCGGCACCAGCACCGCCGCGGAGTGGTAGGCACTGACCAGATAGGACGTGACGGCCCGCTCGTTCACGCCCATGAACCGCACGTTGAGCCCCGGCTGGTACTCGTCCGGCAGCGCGGCCGGCCGCAGCCCGATCACGCCGCTGTCCTCCTCGCCGGTGCGCAGCACCAGGATCGACGTGGTGCCGCCCTCGGTGACCGGGATCTTGTCGCACGGCAGCAGCGGCACGCCCCGCCATGCGGTGACCCGGCGGCCGTCGACCACGGTGTTCGCCGGGTACAGCCCGCGCGCGGTGCACTCGCGCCCGAACGCGGCGATTGCCTTGGGGTGGGCCAGGAAGAACCGCGATTTGCGACGGCGGCAGAGCAGCTCGTCGAGGTCGTCCGGCGTCGGCGGCCCGGTGCGCGTGGTGATCCGCTGGCCGAGGTCCGCGTTGTGTAGCAGGCCGAAATCGGTGCTGTTGACCAGCTCGTGCTCCTGGCGCTCGCGCAGCGCCTCCACGGTGAGCCGCAGCTGTTGCTCCAGCTGGTTCATCGGCTGGTTGTAGAGGTCGGTGACCCGGTTGTGGGTGCGCAGGATCGTTTGCGCCACCGCGAGTTCGTACTCACGCGGCGAAGGGTCGTAGTCGACGTACGTGCCGGGCAGCTGCGGTTCGCCGTCGTGCCCGGCGGTCAGGTCGATGCTCGCTTCACCGGCTTTGTTGTGCGACTTGGCCGGATTCGCTTGTCCCTCGCGGATGTGCGCGCGCAGGCTGTCGGCCCGCCCGTTGAGCCGTTCGAAGGCCTCGGCCGACAGCGTCAGCACGATGCAGCGCGTGACGGCCTTCGCGGTGAACGCCCAGCTGCCCGCGTCGCCGCCGAGCAGCTCGCCGCCGAAGTGGTCGCCTTCGGTGAGCGTGCCGAGGTGCGCCTCGTCACCGTACTGGCCGGGTGCGGTCCGGCCGACCTTGCCAAAAGCCAGCAGCTGCACCGAATCCAGCGGTGAGCCCGCGGTCACGATGGTGTCGCCCGGCTCGTACTCGCGCTGTTCGAAACGCTCGGCCAGCGCCGAAAGCGCTTCGGCATCGCTGAAACCACGCAGCAGCGGCAATTCCGCCAGTTCGGCCGGGATCACCTGCACGCGCGCACCGGTGCTGAAGAAGCTCACCCGGCCGTCGCCGACGGTGTAGGTGAGCCGCCGGTTGACCCGGTACGAACCGGCCGGCACCTCCACCCACGGCAGCTGCGAGAGCAGCCACCGCGGGGTGATGCCGCGCATCTGCGGCAGCGACTTGGTGGTGGTGGCCAGCGTGCGAGCCGCCCGGGTGGAGAGGCTGAGCGGCGGTTCTTCCGTGACGGTCATGCAGGTCCTCGCTGATCAGCACGGTGGGCGGGACGAGGCGGCTCGGCTTCCGGCGGCCGCGCACCGGCGGGCCTCGGCACGATCCGGGCGGAGGTGGTGCCGAGCCCGGTCGGGCCGTAGATCGACGGCGGCAACGGTTGCGGCCCAGCCTGTGGCGGTGGGCCGGGCCGTGGCGACGGCTTCTGTTGCGGCGGCTGCGGGGTCGCAGGCCGCCGCGGCTCGGCTTCCGCCGGGCGCGGCGGCGTGGTCGGGGTGGCCATGCTCAGTCACCGCGGCCGATCTCGGCGTTCTCCAGCACCGCGAGCGCGTCCGGCACCAGTACCGCGGCCGAGTAGTAGGCGCTGACCAGGTACGACATGATCGCCTGCTCGCTGATGCCCATGAACCGCACGTTCAGCCCCGGCTGGTACTCGTCCGGCAGGCCGGTCTGGTGCAGCCCGACCACCCCCTGTGCCTGCTCGCCGGTGCGCATCAGCAGGATCGAGCTGGTACGCGTCTCGGTGACCGGGATCTTGTTGCACGGCAGGATCGGCACTCCGCGCCAGGCCGGCACGTGCTGTCCACTGAAGTCGGCGGCATCCGGGTAGATCCCGCGGCGGCTGCACTCGCGGCCGAACGCGGCGATGGTCTTCGGGTGTGCCAGGAAGAACCCGGGGTCCTTCCACACCAGCGACAGCAGGTCGTCGAGGTCGTCCGGGGTCGGCGGGCCGGTGCGGGTGGACACGCGCTGCGAGAAGTCCGCGTTGTGCAGCAGGCCGAAGTCGTTGTTGTTGACCAGCTCGTGCTCCTGGCGCTCGCGCAGCGCCTCCACGGTGAGCCGCAGCTGCTGCTCGATCTGGTTCATCGGCTGGTTGTAGAGGTCCGCGACGCGGCTGTGCACCCGCAGCACGGTCTGCGCGACGCTCAGCTCGTACTCGCGCGGCGAGCTGTCGTAGTCCACGAACGTGCCGGGCAGCTGGGGTTCGCCGTCGTGGCCGGACGCGACGTCGATCACCGCCTCACCGTGGTCGTTGGCAGGGCCCGCCGCGCCGGCCGCGATAGTTTCCAGGTGCGCGCGCAGCGTCTCGGACCGGTCCAACACGCCGAGGAACTCGTTGCGGGGCAAGGAAAGCACGGTGCACGCGGTGATCG includes the following:
- a CDS encoding family 2B encapsulin nanocompartment shell protein, translating into MTVTDPVGSASPEQPLLSLGRAAARTLATTTKSVPQMQGISSRWLLKLLPWVEVSGGAYRVNRRLSYSVGDGRVTFTITGSQVRVIPPELGELAPLRGYDDEEVLAELAGRFVQHEYAPGDALVEFGHQADQVFLVAHGKISKIGTGAYGDQTVLGTLADGDYFGEGVLTSDDGIWEYTAKAITACTVLSLPRNEFLGVLDRSETLRAHLETIAAGAAGPANDHGEAVIDVASGHDGEPQLPGTFVDYDSSPREYELSVAQTVLRVHSRVADLYNQPMNQIEQQLRLTVEALRERQEHELVNNNDFGLLHNADFSQRVSTRTGPPTPDDLDDLLSLVWKDPGFFLAHPKTIAAFGRECSRRGIYPDAADFSGQHVPAWRGVPILPCNKIPVTETRTSSILLMRTGEQAQGVVGLHQTGLPDEYQPGLNVRFMGISEQAIMSYLVSAYYSAAVLVPDALAVLENAEIGRGD